Below is a window of Candidatus Nitrosotenuis uzonensis DNA.
TAGAACACCTGCCTTGCAGAAATAATTTCTGTTTTATAAGCGTAGATCAAAAATTTGGGAAATTTATGATTAAAGTTTGCCTTTTTTGTAGAGCATCTCTGCAAGAAGAACCGCACCCTTTGCGGAACCCATCTTCTTGTTGTGTGAGAACAGGACGTACTTTACACCACTATCAAATATCTGGTCTTCTTCCAGTCTACCAATAGATGTGGTCATGCCGTCATTTAGCTCCCTATCAATTCTTGGCTGAGGTCTTGTTGGATCTTTGTGAACAACAAGATAGTCCTTCGGAGCTGATGGCAGTCCCTGTACACTGACATGCTCTGAGAACTCTTCAATCGTATGTTTCACATCTTCGACCTTTGCGGGCTTGGAAGTTTCAACAAAGACAGACTCGGTATGGCCATCAATTACAGGAACTCTGGTGCACGTGCAGCTTACCTTGATATCTGCCGGTTCTATTTTACCATCTTTGAGTTTACCGAGTATCTTGGCTGTCTCAATTCTGACCTTGTTTTCTTCTTTGGGTATGTATGGTATGAGGTTGTCAGTTACATCCAACGCTGAGACTCCCGGTGATCTGCCGGCGCCAGATATTGCTTGCATGGATGTCATTATCACCCGCTTTGCCCCATAGTTCTCATACAGGGGCTTCATCGTAATGGCAAGTCCAGTGGTAGTGCAGTTCGGCAGGGGTAGAACATATCCCTTCCAATTGCGGTTCTTCTTTTGAGTCTCTATAAGATCCACATGATCATCGTTAATTCCGGGAATCAGGATCGGGACGTCTTCTTCATATCTGTAGGCGGACGAAGTGCTTATGACGGGTACCTCCTTTGCAAACTTGGTTTCAATCTCTCTTGCAGCGTCGCTTTCTACTGCAGAGAACACCAGATCAAGCTCATTTGTCTTTACTTGGTCAATTGAGACTACAGTCATATCCCTTACGTATTCTGGGACGTCTCCGCCAACCTGCCACTTTACGATACCTGAATTCGGGTCCCTTATGGCCTCAATGTACTTTTTACCGGCTGACCTTTCCGATGCTGCCAGCTGGGTTACCTCAAACCATGGGTGATCCTTTAGCGAAACTATGAATTCTTGGCCAACGGCGCCCGTTGCCCCAAGTATTGCTACTCTTTTCTTCACAAGGGGAATTTTTACGCGATCAATTAATAATTCTTGTTCTGCCGTACGTGTACCATCTAAGGTGATCGCAAGGACTAAACCCGTGGTAAATGGTTGTCTGTGTGTGAAACTTGCCAGAAACGCAGTAAAGCACAAGAGAGTGCCTCACGGAGGATTGTACTCTATTCCAAATCCTCATTCTACGATTTTAGAT
It encodes the following:
- the asd gene encoding aspartate-semialdehyde dehydrogenase; amino-acid sequence: MKKRVAILGATGAVGQEFIVSLKDHPWFEVTQLAASERSAGKKYIEAIRDPNSGIVKWQVGGDVPEYVRDMTVVSIDQVKTNELDLVFSAVESDAAREIETKFAKEVPVISTSSAYRYEEDVPILIPGINDDHVDLIETQKKNRNWKGYVLPLPNCTTTGLAITMKPLYENYGAKRVIMTSMQAISGAGRSPGVSALDVTDNLIPYIPKEENKVRIETAKILGKLKDGKIEPADIKVSCTCTRVPVIDGHTESVFVETSKPAKVEDVKHTIEEFSEHVSVQGLPSAPKDYLVVHKDPTRPQPRIDRELNDGMTTSIGRLEEDQIFDSGVKYVLFSHNKKMGSAKGAVLLAEMLYKKGKL